Proteins encoded within one genomic window of Deltaproteobacteria bacterium:
- the rsmA gene encoding 16S rRNA (adenine(1518)-N(6)/adenine(1519)-N(6))-dimethyltransferase RsmA — protein MSDRPGPGEIPAPRTLLSAHGLAPKKAWGQNFLQDRQVLDRIVSLCHPREGMKVVELGAGLGHLTARLRGRGVEVVAVERDRDLVAILEKLFEGDAGTRIVAADAKTVRLEELCPGVERRDLQVVGNLPYNISTPILFHLLEQQERIGALVVMVQREVAERLGAEPGSKDYGILSIRFGLHFHVEQAFDVAPHAFLPQPKVVSSVVRLEARQRPLAEVGDEAAFARVVKGAFAQRRKTILNSLRSAKLLPPDALREALAEAGIEPGARAETVSIEGFAALTAAVSSRAP, from the coding sequence ATGTCTGATCGTCCGGGGCCCGGGGAGATCCCGGCTCCCCGCACGCTGCTGTCGGCGCACGGCCTCGCGCCGAAGAAGGCCTGGGGGCAGAACTTCCTGCAGGACCGGCAGGTCCTCGACCGCATCGTCTCCCTCTGCCATCCCCGGGAGGGGATGAAGGTCGTCGAGCTCGGAGCGGGGCTCGGGCACCTCACCGCCCGCCTGCGCGGCAGGGGGGTCGAGGTGGTCGCCGTCGAGCGGGACCGGGACCTGGTGGCCATCCTCGAGAAGCTCTTCGAGGGTGACGCGGGCACGCGGATCGTCGCCGCCGACGCCAAGACCGTCCGCCTCGAGGAGCTCTGTCCGGGCGTCGAGCGGCGCGACCTGCAGGTGGTGGGCAACCTGCCCTACAACATCAGCACGCCGATCCTCTTTCACCTGCTGGAGCAGCAGGAGCGGATCGGGGCGCTGGTGGTGATGGTGCAGCGCGAGGTGGCCGAGCGCCTGGGCGCCGAGCCGGGCAGCAAGGACTACGGCATCCTGAGCATCCGCTTCGGGCTCCACTTCCACGTCGAGCAGGCCTTCGACGTGGCGCCCCACGCCTTCCTCCCCCAGCCCAAGGTCGTCAGCTCGGTGGTGCGCCTCGAGGCGCGGCAGCGGCCGCTGGCCGAGGTGGGCGACGAGGCGGCCTTCGCCCGGGTGGTGAAGGGGGCCTTCGCCCAGCGGCGCAAGACCATCCTCAACTCCCTGCGCTCCGCGAAGCTCCTGCCGCCGGACGCGCTGCGCGAGGCGCTCGCCGAGGCGGGCATCGAGCCCGGCGCCCGGGCGGAGACGGTGAGCATCGAGGGCTTCGCTGCCCTCACCGCAGCGGTCAGTAGCCGCGCGCCCTGA
- the tsaD gene encoding tRNA (adenosine(37)-N6)-threonylcarbamoyltransferase complex transferase subunit TsaD has protein sequence MSEHLLALETSCDETAVAIVSDGGQVVASRVHTQIDLHALYGGVVPELASRDHLARILPLVDETLREAEMSLEEMTCIAATAGPGLVGALLVGLQTAKGLALASGRPLVGINHLEAHLAAILLEDEWPTTPFLALLVSGGHTTLYEVQDASGGEGDRERWSVRRIGGTRDDAAGEAFDKSARLLGLPYPGGRALDQLAAGGDPEAVPLPRGMMHRPEPDFSFSGLKTAVRLHVEREGVPEGQALADLCASIRAAIVEPLVKKTVRAAEGLGVNEVLLCGGVAANGTLRQTLEQALAAEGRRLFVPRPAYCTDNAAMVGAAGWMAFRGGGRSPMNLNADPGWKPGGVGPHHV, from the coding sequence GTCAGTGATGGCGGACAGGTCGTCGCCAGCCGGGTGCACACGCAGATCGATCTGCACGCGCTCTACGGGGGCGTCGTCCCCGAGCTCGCCTCGCGGGACCACCTGGCCCGGATCCTGCCCCTGGTCGACGAGACCCTGCGGGAGGCGGAGATGAGCCTCGAGGAGATGACCTGCATCGCGGCCACCGCCGGTCCCGGCCTCGTCGGCGCGCTCCTGGTGGGCCTGCAGACGGCCAAGGGGCTCGCGCTGGCCTCGGGGCGGCCGCTGGTGGGGATCAACCACCTCGAGGCCCACCTCGCCGCGATCCTCCTGGAGGACGAGTGGCCCACCACGCCCTTCCTGGCCCTCCTGGTCTCGGGGGGGCACACGACCCTCTACGAGGTGCAGGACGCCTCGGGAGGGGAGGGCGATCGGGAGCGCTGGTCGGTGCGCCGCATCGGCGGGACCCGGGACGACGCCGCCGGCGAGGCCTTCGACAAGTCCGCCCGCCTCCTCGGCTTGCCCTATCCGGGCGGCCGGGCCCTCGATCAGCTCGCCGCTGGCGGCGATCCCGAGGCGGTGCCCCTGCCCCGGGGGATGATGCACCGGCCGGAGCCGGACTTCTCCTTCAGCGGGCTGAAGACCGCGGTGCGGCTCCACGTCGAGCGGGAGGGGGTGCCCGAGGGGCAGGCCCTGGCCGATCTCTGCGCCTCGATCCGGGCGGCGATCGTCGAGCCGCTGGTGAAGAAGACCGTGCGGGCGGCGGAGGGGCTCGGCGTGAACGAGGTGCTCCTCTGCGGGGGCGTGGCAGCGAACGGGACCCTGCGCCAGACCCTGGAGCAGGCGCTGGCCGCGGAGGGCCGCCGCCTCTTCGTGCCGCGGCCGGCCTACTGCACGGACAACGCGGCGATGGTCGGCGCCGCGGGCTGGATGGCGTTTCGCGGCGGGGGCCGCTCACCGATGAACCTCAACGCCGACCCCGGCTGGAAGCCGGGGGGCGTGGGTCCTCACCATGTCTGA